One Chryseobacterium geocarposphaerae DNA window includes the following coding sequences:
- a CDS encoding RsmD family RNA methyltransferase produces MYRIISGKWKAKKIAAPKNFDVRPTTDFAKEALFSILENTYDMQSISVLDLFAGIGSITFEFASRGCQDITSVEMNPKHTGFLNTTASELDFNLQVNVQRGDVFDWLKKFRNKKSFEIVFSDAPFEMEEKKYYELISLVLNNKYLKENGILVVEHQSRMKFDHPNLIDTRKYGNVSFSFFEPNKEENTEITE; encoded by the coding sequence ATGTACAGAATAATTTCAGGCAAGTGGAAAGCCAAGAAAATAGCGGCTCCGAAGAACTTTGATGTAAGACCTACTACAGATTTTGCAAAAGAAGCATTATTTAGTATTTTGGAGAATACATATGACATGCAATCTATCTCTGTACTCGATTTATTTGCAGGAATTGGCTCTATCACCTTTGAATTTGCTTCAAGAGGATGCCAAGATATCACTTCTGTAGAAATGAATCCGAAACATACGGGTTTTCTCAATACGACTGCTTCGGAATTGGATTTCAATTTACAGGTAAATGTTCAGAGAGGTGATGTTTTTGACTGGTTAAAAAAATTCAGAAATAAAAAGTCTTTTGAGATCGTATTTTCTGATGCGCCTTTCGAGATGGAAGAGAAAAAATACTACGAATTGATTTCTTTAGTTTTGAATAATAAATATTTAAAAGAAAACGGAATATTGGTCGTAGAACATCAAAGCAGAATGAAATTTGACCATCCTAATCTGATTGATACCCGAAAATACGGAAATGTGAGCTTCAGTTTTTTTGAACCTAATAAAGAAGAAAATACAGAAATAACAGAATAA